A window of Tachypleus tridentatus isolate NWPU-2018 chromosome 7, ASM421037v1, whole genome shotgun sequence genomic DNA:
tGACCACATTTTTATGCTGTGCAAGATTGAAAATTACACACACGCTAATAATTGCATCACTCATACGGTAATAGTGTTATACTTTATCATGCAAccaaaggcccagcatggccaggtgcatcaaggcgttcgacttgtaatctgagggtcgcaggttcgaatcccactcaccataaacatgctcatcctttcagccatgggagcattataatgtgacagccaatcccactattcattggtaaaagagtagtccaagagttggtagtgggtggtgatgactagctgccttccctcttgtcttacactgtaaattagggatggctagtgcagatagccctcgtgttgctttgcgtgaaattcaaaaacaaaacaaaacaaacatgcatTCAACAAATTTGAACTTAGTTGGAGAGAaagaaatagtaatattaaaaagTTCTGTAGTGTTAAACTGTAAATTACTCTTTGAACCACTGTTAACCAGTTTCATAATATCAGAATtcattgtatttagtatttacaATATTAAGCTGAAGGTGAATGGTTTGATATTTGTTTGCTTTAAGAAAGTACTTCTTGAAAGTCTTGTCTGTGAATAAAATTTGCAGGTGAACAGAGTTAAAGGTGATGGTACCGTGCTGCGTTTCAATAATTCAAAGTTCAAACCTCTCTGATAACCAATACTTTTGCTATAACAGGACATGCAGAAACAAAACGTAGGTATGTTAAAGTACTAGCAAAAGTACCTGGTTTCATTTGGGTTATTAGGTTTATAGTATGtgtattctaatatttttatgctaaaatgaGTTCAATCTATACATTGTTGCTAAGTAGCATGACATAAAAACCATTGTTGGAATGCACTGTTACCAAAATGCATTGGCTTTTCTTTATGAACTATTCCTTCATGTTTTTTGTTAGCTTGCCTTATTAAAAAGTTAGCATGTGCACACATGGATAAGATAAGTAATACCCAGGTGTACACCCTCAGAGTCTATTTAGTGTTCTAGGTTATTTGTACTTGGAGCTATGGTGGTGACACATACACACAAGTATCTCAATGTCTGTTgatttgtttgtaatataaagAACTACCTTTACATGTGATGTTTTGCTAAGTTGCTTCAAAAAGATGCAAATGCATTAGTAATACTAACCAGTTACACACACTCAGGGTCTACTTCATAGGGGTGACAATTTCAGGTTCTAGATTCTTTCTACTTGGTGCTATGTTGGTCATGAATGGTTTTTAATAAGAAACAAGTAATTCTCAACATGGACTTCAGTCCCTTAAAGTCATGGCATTTTGTAATCTCTgggtaaaatgttatttttcaattagcagtgaaaatatttaaaacaaatatttagcaGTGATTGGAAATATTTCTCTCGTTGAAAACAAAAAGCAGGATCACTTGCTATGAAGGTTTTAATGTCCGAGAACCaactttttgtattatttgattaGAACCTTTAAGTACTTTCACAACATCATAGGGAAAAATTCATTGTGATTTATGTAGtagtaacatttatatattgttattccAGGCTTTCTACTATTTTCAGTTGAAATTATATTgaataacttgtatttaaaacTGTGATTACATCTTAGTGTTTAGTATTATATACCATATTTACAAAATGGTGGATATAATGCTTTGTTCAGTGCCCATTTCAGGCTAACTGAATAAAGTACTCATAACCCCTCACCAGGGCACTCGAATTTACCAGACTGACAggttttgtgaataaaattatgtAGATTTAGAATGAAGTATTCTGGTGTGCAAAATTCACAAGATTTTTAGTGAGATTTAAATAAAGGAAATGTTCAGCAATATAGGTCAATGTGGAGAATCCATGTAGGTATAACAAGGTGACTAAAGGTTAATGCcctaaacaatttttaaatgaaagacaTCCTGTCTTTTGAGATAATTTATAAGTTACTTGAATCTTGTTACAAGTGAAGTGAATATTTctctatattagttttaaaagaaaaaaaacatgaacaatagTTTTAATTTCTCTAAGAATGTATATTCTTTTAGATGTAGTTGATAACTTTGAACCTTCAAATGCTGAGAGGGTTTAGTAATGGTGTTCCTATGTCCAAGGGCACTAAATGTCAAGACAGTCTTTTAGCAAGAACAGTAAAAGTCCAGTTTATCGTAGATGTCTTTCAGTGTGAAATTAAAGTCACTGGCTCTGTTGCAATGATCCTTCATTTTCTATACtcaaacccattgtgtagttttatgtaaaCAGAAATATACAAATGTGACAAGTATCTATAGGTAAAACTTATTTTAAGAGGGGAAATTTTATTCTGACATGTCATAGTCATAATATAAAAAGACATGCACTATGTGTATAGAGCttattacacacacaaaatacacatCTTTACTCACAtttaagtatgtaataatagTTTCAGGAACACTTCTATCATAACACAAACTATTTACTTCTTGTGTTGTCGTTTCAGACATCTGTAGTTGGAGTTGTATTAACTCAAATTTGGTTCAAAAATTACCATATAATTCCATCAAGAAGGCTTAATCTGACCTTGGATTTCCGAAGTtcacaattattaaaaaattgtactcttaagtgaaatatatttcatgttattaaaacaactgaaaaggGTTGGTGTtaagtgtaaatatttattaaagtgataTTTACAATTGACAAAAGTAACTTATTTTCAAGAGTACAAAATAGTCCAATGCATCAAAGTTTAAGGTGTGTTCTTTAAAGCAGTAATACACAATAGCACATACACTTTGTCATGAATAGCACAAATATGGGACAAACTAAGTGCTGAAATAAAAGAAacctttacataaaaatgtttcactgaTGCTTGCAACttaaatttgtaaagaaatagaAATGATCAGATAATGGTAATAAACTTGCATTTCACCTGTCTTACAGGCTCCTATTAACTGGATTATATATATTGAGAACAACTAAATGATAGAAAGCAGTGGAATGGAATTCAGAAATGATTATCACAGGAGAACAGAAATGTTCATTTAACACTGGAAAGAGATTAATTTGATTCATTTATTATGGTTAAATGACGCATGTTAGaacacacgtgtgtgtgttgACTAGCCTGCCAACAtccaatataaaaatgtttataaaaaccaACATCCAATATAAAAATAGGGAACTTGTATATGTAATTTAACTTTTCATACAATGAAAGTATTTCTAATGGTACAAGTAATCTCTCTGGTGGCAAGACTGTACTTAAAACTCTTGCATCTTGTATTTCAGTTCTGCTAAGTGTTCCTTGATCTTTACTTCCACATTTTTCAgtctaaacattaaaaaaaaaagtccatttaTAAATCTAATTATTTCTATCAATTAGAATATCAGAATATgatttaaaacacaatatttgttACACCATTTACAGTTTGGAAGTATGTAATTCAAATGAAGTAACCATTTTAAAATTCTCTACTTCAATTtctttgaagttttcttttttttagaaagtAGTTCCTGAATtaagattaacaaacaaaaatatggtaCTTGATATACCTTTGCTTCAGATCAACGACCAGTGCCTGTCTCTCCGGTTCCTCGGGGTGATCAATAACATTCTGCTTTGCAAGCTGAAGTTTAACAgtcttaaaaataaaagcatttgtatataaattacacaGACATGTACATGTAGCTCATGAAAGTTACCAGATGCAAGAATGAAATTTCAAACCTTCAACAGAGGATTAACAAACTCAGTATCATACTGAAGGATAATTTactaatagaaattaaaattccCTCAAATTTTTGAGCTTGGTGTATTCGTGAtcttaatttgaaagttttttcAGGTATTACATTAAATTGATTAAACTTGAAGGCTATACGAATAGGCACTTGAACAAAgaacctaaaaataattaaaacttgtaaGCCCAGTATTTCATTGTAGAAATTACAGTGAAACATTAAATGTGAAAATCAAAGATTATGAGAGAAAGCTAAGCaaatacactttttatttaaatatacactagATTAagtatacaacaataacaaaactgttAGATGTGGGCTTACTAGTTCCAGTTTAGTCTTTTCCTCTTCTTGAAGATGAGAAAGACGATCTGCTAGGTGAGAAGACCTGAACTCGGTTCTCAGCTGCTGTTCAAACTTAACAATTCTTTCAGAGATTCTTTTGAACTCCTGAGTTATTTCGCGAACCAACTGACGAAAGCGAACAAAGTCATACTGTGGTGCAGTTTTCAGATAGATTTTGTGAGCTCTAGAAGTTAACAAAGTGAGAACATGCTATGATGTTATTTCAGTATTCTCATTTACTTAACATGTATTGAGATGATTTACTTGAAAGCCAAATACTAGAGCTTAAAAATTAAGTTAGTAACTACACTTAAGAATTGAACTCTAATGATTAAATATCCTACACCAGTATTGTATTCATCCAAATATAATCTTACTTTGAAGGTTCAATACAAAGCAATTAAGCgtttgaaaacagtttgcttATATCCTTAATTTGTTGGAAATTTGTTTAAATACCGTTTCTCTTAAACCGTTGAAAAATTCCATTACATGGATTAAATGCTTACCTACAAGTATTACTTATGACGTCTGGCACAAATACCGACTGCACTAtcgtgttattaaaaatattcttattacaTGCTTTGATTCCATATATGAAAATGAAGTTtggaaaaaatgaattattttagtcTTAGTGTTACAGTTGTTTAAGATAATTATACATTTACATACTAATTTTGTTCAACACCTgatgaattaaaattacaaaaatagaaaaaagtttCCAATGCAATCAACTGATTGAcagtattcaaaatatattaaatatattatagcagtttatttgaaaatgtaaaattttctGATCAAAATGTATCAAAATCAAACCACAGAAATAAAACCAAGCCATCAGAGAAAGGACTACttaaaaagaacataaaattgGTGTGTGTGTCTTGGAAACCTCTTACTGGCATAGATTGATTTTCTCATTTTTCTAGGTTTAAGGGAAGATATCCTTCTAAATAAAGTAGACCATCTCTAAGCAATCTGGAAATACAAAATCAATGACAGATTTACATGTGGTGTGAAGGTACCACAAAAAATATGAATGaaccaaatttattttttcaaccaagacaaaatacatatttttgttaaaacactaAAGATAGATTTCACAGAGCACTGcatgttaattaaattaataaatattttgtttttcctactACTTACTGTTTATTACACATACAGACAATCTGGACTCTTACACTCGGTCTATTAAAATTAACCCTTTACTGTGGCTGCATTAAATGCATGCAGAATATTTGCAAGCCATGAATTGTATACAGCATACACATTTAACTGCAAGAGGTGTACTGTACCCTATATACTGAATAAACTGTCAGTGGGTTAACTTTCTAATGCATATTATAATGTACAGGTAAGAAATCTAACTTTGTTGCTTAATAAACTTACAAATGCTTCAGTTCTGTAGATAAATGCTCTTACTTCtatgtaataatgtaaataaattatgacaatttttttttttatccctcAATCAAACAGTGTTACTTCTAGGTAACATACCCACATTAACAAGAACATTTTTAATGCAATATAGCCTCATATTTAAGTTAACTCTATAGTAAACCATTTTTTCCCactatattttcataatgtaggCAATAGTAGGTTTAAGAGGTTTCTGAAAAAACCCAAAATCAAATTGTATAATGAACTTATAACCAATTTATTTGAAGATTTAAATGAGCAACTTAAAAATCTTAGTTATGGAATGACCCACAATATTCCTGGAAATACTTTTTACTTCAAATCTATATTTGGATCAGATCTTCCTCAAAAATCCAATAAATTTTAATGATGTGACATTTTGCAAAGATTTTTTAAAGTGCAAACAGCTACATATTGGACAGAGACATGATTAAAAACATACAAGTGACAGATCTTCATTCACAGAGCAAGTACCTAAATTAAGGAAAACCAATTTGTCAACATctaaaacttgatcctgccatgaCATTGACCTTGGAGTTTCTATGTTTAGCAATGTATCCTTGATATACTTTATAGTCACCGAATGTTGTACATCTTCAAACATGAGGTACTGCATCTCTTATGTCTTGTTGAATAAAAGCAAAGTACTAATTTAAGGggaacaaaaaatataaagttgtgttTTTAGCATAAGTACAGTTTTATCAGTGTTAAAAGACTGCATATATTTTTGGGGTTTATttacagtaaaacataaaaatatagtaattCAACAAAAATGGCCTACATCAAAGATGTTGGTGATACtacacacaaaacaacataaGAACTAAAAttggaaatacaaataaaattcctACATTCAAAGTATAAATTAATCTTATTCTTAACACAGCACCATATTTTCACAGAATCCTGGCACCTCAACAAATTTCTTCTTGTAACCAACAAGCAGTGATGGTCCttcataacaaaacaacaaacaccaAGTGTTCAAATCACTTCTGAATATGCATGCTGGGAAGTTTCATTTATGATGTTCTGAATGTCAAATTATCATATGATTTATGTGCTGAACTAGGTTTGTGTGTGCAGGTGTAATTTAcctataatttcattattatactACATAAACACAAAGAGTAGGTCTTTTGAGataaaaaaaactcaatttttattaagttaaaacTTTACTGGCAAACTTGCTTGTTTCAACAGTACAATTATAGTTATAATGGAACAATCTTTATCAACATTTGCTTAACAGTTTGACTGGAAGGTACACAATTCttattttaatgtcttttattggcttaatatttgacatattattgattttatattgaCTTAATTAGGATTCTAattgtctgttttttattttatttttttacatttatggaAGTCAATTTCATGCAATGttctacaaaaaatacaatacaatgtTGTTGTAATTCAGAGAAGGGGCTACTAAGATCATTCTGTGATACAAAAGGGTGATCTTACAAAGAAAGATTAAAATCTCTCAACAGCAAAATGAATTCAGAAACTAATTTAGCAGTCCTAGGCTAAGGAGTAGGAAACTAGTTGTCACCACACACCGATaattattgggctactattttactaatgaatagtggggttgataatcacattataacacctccacagctgaaagggtaagcatgtttggtgggatggggcgTTCGAACCTTTGACCAACAGACTGCGAGTCAAGCACCCCAAAATAATAAGCcatatagaatgttttaaaattctgtgtgaaaagtgtttaaaattgtgtatAGAGAAATCATAATAAATCCTACATAATGAAAATACTTACTCTTGGAACAGGTGGTGTGTATGAACTCGTTCTTCCTGAAGGGAATAACACTGCTTCAACACACTCAGTATGTCCCCATTCATTGACcccttaagaaaaaaaaaaacgatttcgGGATAGcaacataaaatttcaaaatacctAAAAATAGAACACCAGTATCAAAAGCTTTAATATTGAGTTATAAAGAGCATTAAAATTTAACTAACAATGCTGACATGGGTAGGATGTTTTTTTATTGCAagcatgtttgttttaatttttacaacgATTCAGTTGCTATGGTGCACGAGAATTACTACGAAGAAAAAGTTGCAGAAAAAAAATAGGGCCAAAGTCTTGATCTGATATGCTTtctaaacagataacaataaaaacaatcatctgttaataataattactacTTCATTGCGATAGTAATGACATTAACGTTACGTAACTgcaataatgtaatgttaaaaataagacactataattataactaaaataaagcGAATAATAGAATGTCTAGCTACATGTTTGACAGTGTTGCCTTTTTTAGTTTCAGTCAACATTACAAAAGTATTAGCTGATCACTGTAATCCAATGTTAAACATAcataattaagaaagaaatacTTAATATAATGCATCATCATTTTCTTAATTCACACCAGTATTACTTACCATATTGCGTTATTTATCTCTAAGCTttacaataacagaaatatgACAGCAACGCTCCAACTGTCAAATAAACTTTGAACCTCCGTTACTTGTATCCGACTTCGTAATTCATGGTGTGAACCTTAGCGAAATCCTTTTAAAAGTTCAGTGGTCTGTGCTGGGGATTTCACATCACGTgatcaacaatatttttgttcCCTGCATGACAtgtgtagctttccgcaaaattcaaaaaacaaataaacttaacgACATTGCGACATATGTTTGAAAGTTGTGCccaagttaatatttatttggaACATTTATTCTCACcgaaaaataagttaactaactTTAAGATAATAGAGCGTATGTTTACAAAGGTGATTTAATGCTGATTATGTTTTTGCTTAAAACTTGGAAAAGTCTAATTTCCTTCAATTAACGTTTTTCCAATTACACGAAATAGTTTCATGCAGCTAGAGCCGGGGTGTACACTGTATCTGTGGCACTAGTAAAGTGATTGCGTAAGTATTTATAATTAACAAGGAATTCAAGTGTTAATCTATGAACTGAGAAATAgactaattttaattatattaaacggTTAGCTGAGTAACAGAGAATAGATTAGTAAACAAGATGGTTACTCTGAGATAGTTCAAGGATGGGGAAAATTTGATAGGTGTCAGCATTGGGTTACCTACATTTGAGTTGAGGTTTGATTGTGACTTACGCATACAGGAAGCTTAGAAAATAACGTTGCACTGTATTTGCAGCACTGGCAAACATAAGGACATATTTGACAGCATTTGTAAATTTACTGTAAACTCTG
This region includes:
- the LOC143257068 gene encoding required for excision 1-B domain-containing protein-like; this encodes MGSMNGDILSVLKQCYSLQEERVHTHHLFQEAHKIYLKTAPQYDFVRFRQLVREITQEFKRISERIVKFEQQLRTEFRSSHLADRLSHLQEEEKTKLELTVKLQLAKQNVIDHPEEPERQALVVDLKQRLKNVEVKIKEHLAELKYKMQEF